A genomic stretch from Prionailurus bengalensis isolate Pbe53 chromosome E2, Fcat_Pben_1.1_paternal_pri, whole genome shotgun sequence includes:
- the LOC122495189 gene encoding LOW QUALITY PROTEIN: cytochrome P450 2F1-like (The sequence of the model RefSeq protein was modified relative to this genomic sequence to represent the inferred CDS: inserted 1 base in 1 codon; deleted 1 base in 1 codon) has product MKANSRKVGTEKAGFAAKRSGKQQSEGWRGGGLQDRTLPGRAWPTPRAVPFSAPPPGIVFSNRRRWLTLRNFALGALEEFRLGARTIEERILEEADCLLGEFQATIGAPFDPRRLLDNAVSNVICSVVFGNRYGYEDPEFLRLLDLFNDNFRIMSSRWGEMYNIFPSLLDWLPGPHHRIFQNFTELQVFISDQIQQHQQTQQPGEPRDFIDCFLDQMEKEQKDPESHFQEETLVMTTHNLFFGGTETTSTALHYGLLILPKYPELTPSAHPSQSAVVGRTRTPRLEDHKRLPYTNXVLHEIQRFISVLPLGLPRTLTRDTHLRGHFLPKGTFVIPLLVSSHQDPTQFKDPDCFNPTNFLDDKGEFQSKDAFMPFAPGKRMCLGAGLARSEIFLFLTTILQRFCLLPMGSPTSIDLTQQCTGLGNIPPAFQLHLVAR; this is encoded by the exons ATGAAGGCAAACAGCAGGAAGGTGGG GACCGAGAAGGCTGGGTTTGCAGCAAAAAGGTCTGGAAAGCAGCAGAGTGAAGGGTGGCGAGGAGGCGGGCTCCAAGACCGGACGCTTCCAGGACGGGCGTGGCCAACTCCCCGGGCcgtccccttctctgccccacccccaggcatCGTGTTTTCTAACCGGCGGCGCTGGCTGACGCTGCGAAATTTTGCACTGGGAGCACTGGAGGAGTTCCGGCTGGGAGCGCGGACCATT GAGGAGCGCATCTTGGAGGAAGCGGATTGTCTGCTTGGCGAATTTCAAGCCACCATTG GAGCACCGTTTGACCCCCGGCGGCTACTAGATAATGCTGTATCTAATGTTATCTGTTCGGTGGTCTTCGGGAACCGCTATGGCTATGAGGACCCAGAGTTCCTGAGGCTCCTGGACCTCTTCAATGACAACTTCCGCATCATGAGTTCCAGATGGGGTGAG ATGTACaatattttcccctccctccttgacTGGCTCCCGGGTCCACACCACCGAATCTTTCAAAACTTCACGGAGCTTCAGGTCTTCATCTCTGACCAAATCCAGCAGCACCAACAGACACAGCAGCCAGGGGAGCCCCGCGATTTCATCGATTGCTTCCTCGATCAGATGGAGAAG GAACAGAAAGACCCAGAGAGCCACTTCCAGGAGGAGACGTTGGTGATGACCACGCACAACCTTTTCTTTGGCGGCACTGAGACCACAAGCACCGCTCTGCATTATGGGCTCCTTATTCTGCCTAAGTACCCTGAG CTCACgccctctgcccaccccagccAAAGTGCAGTGGTAGGTCGGACACGCACCCCGAGGCTGGAGGACCACAAGCGCCTGCCCTACACCA GCGTGCTGCACGAGATCCAGCGCTTCATCAGCGTGCTGCCGCTGGGGCTGCCACGCACCCTCACCCGGGACACCCACCTGCGTGGCCACTTTTTGCCCAAG GGCACCTTTGTGATTCCTCTCCTGGTGTCTTCACACCAGGACCCCACCCAATTCAAGGACCCAGACTGCTTCAATCCCACCAACTTCCTGGACGACAAGGGCGAGTTCCAGAGCAAAGATGCCTTCATGCCCTTTGCCCCAG GCAAGCGAATGTGTCTGGGTGCAGGCCTGGCACGGTCCGagatcttcctcttcctcaccacCATCCTGCAGCGGTTCTGTCTGCTCCCCATGGGGAGCCCCACCAGCATCGACCTCACCCAGCAGTGCACCGGCCTGGGCAATATTCCCCCAGCCTTCCAGCTCCACCTGGTGGCCCGCTGA
- the LOC122494019 gene encoding cytochrome P450 2F5 produces the protein MSAAAFTIDSMSTAILLLLLALTCVFLMLNSRGKSRLPPGPRPLPLLGNLLQLRSQDMLTSLTKLSKVYGSVYTVYLGPRRVVVLSGYQTVKEALVDQGDDFSGRGDYPTFLNFTKGNGLAFSNGDRWKALRRFSIQILRNFGMGKKSIEERILEEGRFLLAELRKTEGKPFDPTFVLSRSVSNIICSVIFGSRFDYDDERLLTIIRLINDNFQIMSTPWGELYNVFPSVLDWLPGPHRRLFRNFGRMKDLIARSVRDHQDSLDPSSPRDFIDCFLSKMAQEKQDPHSHFHMDTLLMTTHNLLFGGTETVGTTLRHAFLVLMKYPKVQARVQEEIDSVVGRARLPALEDRAAMPYTDAVIHEVQRFADVIPMNLPHRVTRDTAFRGFQIPKGTDVITLLNTVHYDPSQFLTPQEFNPEHFLDANQSFKKSPAFMPFSAGRRVCLGESLARMELFLYLTAILQNFSLQPLGAPEDIDLTPLSSGLGNLPRPFQVCLRAR, from the exons ATGTCTGCGGCTGCTTTCACCATAGACAGTATGAGCACAGCCATCTTGCTCCTGCTCCTGGCTCTCACCTGTGTGTTCCTGATGCTCAATTCAAGGGGCAAGAGCCGGCTGCCCCCAGGCCCTAGGCCTCTCCCACTCCTGGGAAACCTGCTGCAGCTTCGCTCCCAAGACATGCTGACTTCTCTTACCAAG CTGAGCAAGGTCTATGGCTCGGTGTACACAGTGTACCTGGGGCCCAGACGCGTAGTGGTCCTCAGCGGGTACCAAACCGTGAAGGAGGCCCTTGTGGACCAAGGGGACGATTTTAGTGGCCGCGGCGACTACCCCACCTTTCTCAACTTCACTAAGGGCAATG GCCTCGCCTTCTCCAATGGGGACCGGTGGAAGGCCCTGAGGAGGTTCTCCATCCAGATTCTGCGGAACTTCGGGATGGGTAAGAAGAGCATCGAGGAGCGGATCCTGGAGGAAGGCCGCTTCCTGCTGGCGGAGCTACGGAAAACTGAAG GCAAGCCCTTCGACCCCACGTTCGTGCTCAGCCGCTCGGTGTCGAACATCATCTGCTCTGTGATCTTCGGCAGCCGCTTTGACTACGACGATGAACGTCTGCTCACCATTATCCGCCTCATCAATGACAACTTCCAAATCATGAGCACCCCCTGGGGAGAG ttgTACAACGTCTTTCCAAGCGTCCTGGACTGGTTACCTGGGCCGCACCGACGCCTTTTCCGGAACTTCGGGCGCATGAAGGACCTCATCGCCCGCAGCGTCCGCGACCACCAGGACTCCCTCGACCCCAGCTCTCCCCGCGACTTCATCGATTGCTTCCTCAGCAAGATGGCACAA GAGAAGCAAGACCCGCACAGCCACTTCCACATGGATACCCTGCTGATGACCACACATAACCTGCTCTTTGGGGGCACCGAGACCGTGGGCACCACGCTGCGCCACGCTTTCCTTGTGCTCATGAAGTACCCAAAAGTGCAAG CCCGCGTACAGGAGGAGATCGACAGCGTTGTGGGACGGGCACGGCTGCCGGCGCTGGAGGACCGAGCGGCCATGCCTTATACAGATGCGGTGATCCACGAGGTGCAGCGCTTCGCAGACGTCATCCCCATGAACTTGCCGCACCGCGTCACCCGGGACACAGCCTTTCGCGGCTTCCAGATACCCAAG GGCACCGATGTCATCACCCTCCTTAATACAGTCCACTATGATCCCAGCCAGTTCCTGACGCCCCAGGAATTCAACCCTGAGCATTTTCTGGATGCCAATCAGTCCTTCAAGAAGAGCCCTGCCTTCATGCCCTTCTCAGCCG gtCGCCGAGTGTGCCTGGGCGAGTCGCTGGCGCGCATGGAGCTCTTCCTCTACCTCACCGCCATCCTGCAGAACTTCTCGCTGCAGCCGCTGGGGGCGCCCGAGGACATCGACCTGACGCCGCTCAGCTCCGGGCTCGGCAACTTACCGCGGCCTTTCCAGGTGTGCCTGCGCGCGCGCTGA